TCCGCCGCTGATTCCGGCTCTCGACACCCCGCTCTTCACCCTGCACATCGCCTTCTCGTTCCTCGGCTACGCCTTCTTCGCCATGGCCTTCTCCCTCGGCGTCCTCTACCTGCTGCAGCGGCAACTGGCGAGCGGCCTCCTGCCCGACCCGGGGCTGCTGCGCAAGCTCAACGAAGAGTCGATCTTTCTCGGATTCTGTCTCTTCACCCTCTGCATGATCATGGGGAGCATCTGGGCGTACATCGCCTGGGGCTACTACTTCTCCTGGAACATCAAGGGAGTCTGGTCCTTTCTCGTCTGGCTCTTCTACGCCGGGATGTGCCACGCCAAGTTCGTCCGGCGCTGGCAGGGCACGGGGTACGCGATCCTCTCCATCGCCGGTTTCGGCGTCGTCCTCTTCACCTATCTCGGCATCGGTCTGCTGCTGCAGAGCAACCACCCCCTCGACTGACCGCGAAGGCACGCACGATGAACCGCTCGATGTTGCTCGACAAGACCTGGAAGCTGCTCTGCTCGCTGAAGCTGGCGATCGTCCTCGCCTCGGCGGCCACCCTGTTGATCATGGGGGGCTCGCTGCTCATCCCTTTCAACCCCCGGATCTTCGGCCATATGGACGCAGTAGCTCTCGGCGACTGGCTGCGTACCGCCGGAGTGGCCCGGCCGGCTCTCACCTGGTGGGTCTTTGCCGCCGGCGTGCTGATGCTGCTGCTCGGCATCAACACTCTCTGCTGCTTCATCGACTGGGCCCGCAACCTGCGCGCCCGCTGGCGCAAGAGCGGCGAGTATATGATCCACCTCGGTTTCGTTCTGGTGCTGGCAGCGTACGTCTGGGGAAGTCTGGCGGGATTTCGCAGCGAGGGGAATCGGATCTTCGTGGGCGAGGTTCGTGAAATTGCGGCGTTGCCGGGCTACAACCTGCGGCTGGACGCCTTCGAGCCGCAGCTTGGCGCGAGCGGCCGCCCCGTCGACATGCTCAGCACCGTCACCCTGTTGCGGGGCGGCGAGGTGTTGTCGCAGGGAGTGGTGAAGACCAACACCCCGCTCACCCGGGGCGGGTTGATTGTCGTGCCGTCTTCTTTCGGCCGCCAGCCGGCCGGCTTCAATTTCTTTCTTTCCGGGCGCGGTGCCGTCTCCCTGGCGGTCGGCAGCCATATCGAACTCGGCAGCGGCCGCCTGCTGCGGGTTATCGACTTCTACGCCGACGCCGCCCGGCGAAGCGATGGCCAGGCCGTCTACCGGGGGGACGAACTCGGCAACCCGGCGATCCGGCTCGAACTGCTCCAGCCCGACCGGGAGCCCTGGCGGGGCTGGTATTTTCTGCGCGGCGAGATCCCCTACCCCCTGGTCGAGGCCGGGGTGCGACTGTGGCCGACCGAACCGCTCTACCGCGTCTTCAGCGTGCTCACCGTCAACTACGATCCCGGCGCACCCCTGGCGATGGTCGGGGGCGTGGCCATGCTGGCCGGGGTTCTGCTTGCCGCGGGCTCTTTCTACTACAAGCGCGGCCGGGGTGACCGGCCCGAGGTGGTCTGAACCGCCGGGCAGTTCCGCTCAACATATCTGAATATCTAGGCGAAGCACCCCGGGGATGCTATGGTATCGCCTGCTTTCTGTTCGGGAGTCGATTGCACATGAAGAATAAGCGCGTACTGGTGGTCGACAACGAGCCGCAGCGCCGCGACAGCCTCCAGCGGCTACTGGGCGAGAGGAATATCGAAACGCTTGCAGCAGCCACCTGCGAAGAGGCGCTGCAGTTGCTGGCCGGCGAACAGGTCGATCTCGTCCTCACCGAGACGGAGCTCCCCGGCAAGAGCGGCCACTACCTGCTCAAACAGGTGAAGGAGCGGCAACCCGAAATCGAGGTGATCCTGATCACCCACAATGCCTCCTCCTACAACCTGCTGCAGGCGTTGCGAAACAACGCCTGCGATTTCATCGTCCGCCCCATCGATACCGGCGAGATCCTGTTCAGCGCCCTGGAGCGGGCCTTCACTCAGATCGACCTGCGCCGGCAGAACGCGGACCTGCTCAAGGAGCTGGAGAAGAGCAACCGGTCGCTGCGGCGGACGCTGAAAATGATGAAGGCGCTCAATGCCTCCATCGAAAGGCTGACGGCGACAACCGACATCGAGGAACTGTTCATGGAACTGCTCAGCTCCGCCATGGGCGAGTTGCAGGCGAGCCGCGGTTTTCTCGCCCTTTTCGACCGCGCCTCGGGCAAGCTCGGCCTCAAGGTGAGCAAGGGGATCCCGCCGGAACTGTGCCGGAAGTATTCCGCAGGACTGCCGGACGGTCTCACCCTGGCCCTCGCCCGCCGCGGAAAACCGGTGGCCATCGCCGCCAATCTGCCG
This DNA window, taken from Desulfuromonadales bacterium, encodes the following:
- the ccsA gene encoding cytochrome c biogenesis protein CcsA, translated to MTASTSTLLLGSAFAAYFVSACLYLLHLRVRRPLVLRGAVVLVAAAFTLQTCILGQRWLAAGYLPVTNLFATLFFFSWALAATYLYFELRYRIHAAGLFVIFLNLLLLAGALSRDPAIPPLIPALDTPLFTLHIAFSFLGYAFFAMAFSLGVLYLLQRQLASGLLPDPGLLRKLNEESIFLGFCLFTLCMIMGSIWAYIAWGYYFSWNIKGVWSFLVWLFYAGMCHAKFVRRWQGTGYAILSIAGFGVVLFTYLGIGLLLQSNHPLD
- a CDS encoding cytochrome c biogenesis protein ResB; protein product: MNRSMLLDKTWKLLCSLKLAIVLASAATLLIMGGSLLIPFNPRIFGHMDAVALGDWLRTAGVARPALTWWVFAAGVLMLLLGINTLCCFIDWARNLRARWRKSGEYMIHLGFVLVLAAYVWGSLAGFRSEGNRIFVGEVREIAALPGYNLRLDAFEPQLGASGRPVDMLSTVTLLRGGEVLSQGVVKTNTPLTRGGLIVVPSSFGRQPAGFNFFLSGRGAVSLAVGSHIELGSGRLLRVIDFYADAARRSDGQAVYRGDELGNPAIRLELLQPDREPWRGWYFLRGEIPYPLVEAGVRLWPTEPLYRVFSVLTVNYDPGAPLAMVGGVAMLAGVLLAAGSFYYKRGRGDRPEVV
- a CDS encoding response regulator, translated to MKNKRVLVVDNEPQRRDSLQRLLGERNIETLAAATCEEALQLLAGEQVDLVLTETELPGKSGHYLLKQVKERQPEIEVILITHNASSYNLLQALRNNACDFIVRPIDTGEILFSALERAFTQIDLRRQNADLLKELEKSNRSLRRTLKMMKALNASIERLTATTDIEELFMELLSSAMGELQASRGFLALFDRASGKLGLKVSKGIPPELCRKYSAGLPDGLTLALARRGKPVAIAANLPEKLAAMAAPGETENLLPAPGLLAAPLLLKERVAGIVVLSGHQNGQGYGEHELNFLSQLSHHAALALEKVGIIHQLKRDKSSVP